From Bicyclus anynana chromosome 18, ilBicAnyn1.1, whole genome shotgun sequence, a single genomic window includes:
- the LOC112046930 gene encoding uncharacterized protein LOC112046930: METRSKKSKENTSDESGGSSRTEDSSRKERTTSTEISSGNEKTTSSEGTNKTMCEKSKNKPSGSHTSQTRRAELQARIELQQRVKERAIADEEIARAKLELIQLDSEQEIDQDIDNRATIVHEWMDKAPPTSTTNNTDLNQGINASLLSLLSKAVLKQDKNDDAPKQPPTYMSELCFFDGDPINWIPFISHYKDTASFFSGIENVARIRKALKGLAKDTVKSLLYTSTSPDIILKELERRFGQPTYIIKSEIATLDRLPRMSEDIKGIGAFASAVFNSVNTIKQLNRKEYLYSTDISDRIINKMSTIVRFRWQEYKCTKTDEPILSVLSEFLNMISDQFDEPSFRFKSKIDYNKARPTGKGRVNTTNHEVEYGSDEDSNYDSEFEEEMRIVLAASTVDEEKCFLCEQTHDITKCQQFTKENVKKRWEIVKKYRMCFKCLKINHQHVQCRSKPCGKDGCTRTHHELLHEDKSKPEPNKLVSVNHVGTSKTFLKIVPVELSGPNGTETVMALLDEGSTVTLLTDEVADNIGAKGPERSLSIEGISGHQIKTERSRSINIRIKGLFSRHYDSLQAHTIKQLNLMPQSVKPEDLEDCPHLDDISDQLIYDGTSPSLLIGQDNWHLIVTRQIKAGHSSKPVASLTCLGWILHGCKTETPKPVVFVNHTKAKEPEDINKLIKNHFDLDSLGITQRKPINDPEQRALDILQKTTHRLPEGRFECGLLWKTDDETMPINRSNALRRLKGLERKFTKDQNFKISYTEQIRKLLDSGYAELATTTPISPRTWYLPHFGVTHPQKGKLRVVFDAAERTNGKSLNDALLPGPDLLQSLFGVLIRFRQGPIAIAADIKEMFLRVVMREEDRDSLRFLWKENETDEHPKEYRMKSLIFGATSSPCSAIFVKNRNAEDFKEKYPEAIKAIKRCHYMDDYLQSFATTKEAIKICNEVDRIHKSGGFELRQWTSNEPAVIKKFNSDSPDNVNLGDQDKYGKTLGMIWQTNNDALRFTVNLRHTPDDVINETRLPTKREVTSAVMSVFDPLGLATPVLIQGKTLIQELWRTDIDWDDHIPSTLKEHWIDWLKNLDHLRDLNVPRCTNSHNEGELHTFVDASETVYAAATYWRTTCNNKVKIKLMAAKAKVAPLKPTSIPRLELQAALLGSRLASNIANEIDATIQQKYYWSDSRTVLAWIKSDPRTFKAFVAHRLAEIEELTRPSEWRYVPTKLNVADDATRQLRNFNHTHRWFNGPDFLKHEVADWPKDHSQRLPEPTGEERTLTATTTTSTQCIDPSLPDVKRFSSWTRYLRASARFLQSVKRFKALIEKPKTVAATKPITKDRTWKPYEKTKRLQTSKQIKEIARVNIKIPPVSHEYIELAEKKIIQQIQNDSFKTEIQSHQKNKKLNKNSRLKRLTVVYENDILYLETRLSASSGLAMSYRRPIILDGKHLITRLLVTYYHNEYNHGNNNTIMNEIRQKYYITSLRSTVKIIARECQWCKTHKALPTTAPLGDLPVERLQQKQYPFTCTAVDYFGPITITVGRKTDKRWIALYTCLTTRAVHLEIAKTLSADNMILTLRRMISRRGKPKILYSDNGTNFVGANKELQLEYGKMIEKTEEKGIKWKFIPPGAPHMGGAWERLVRAVKTALITTLNTRRPQEDILHTLLLEAEHLINSRPITEISLDPDDQESLTPNHFLIGRSSGTYRMGDFTDHELIGPATWKTVQRLADHFWKRWLIEYLPTITPRYNTQQNGFLNPTVGDIVIIVDHSLPRGSWPKGEIITTYPGPDGKTRIVDVRTTAGILKRPASRLVKISQSSSLD, translated from the coding sequence ATGGAGACTCGAAGCAAGAAGTCCAAAGAAAACACGAGCGATGAGTCAGGCGGCTCATCAAGAACAGAAGACTCATCAAGAAAAGAACGTACAACTAGTACTGAAATATCGTCCGGTAATGAGAAAACAACCAGTTCCGAAGGGACAAATAAAACGATGTgcgaaaaatcaaaaaataaaccaaGTGGAAGTCACACTTCGCAAACTAGACGCGCCGAATTGCAAGCCCGTATAGAACTGCAACAACGAGTAAAAGAACGAGCAATCGCCGACGAAGAAATAGCGCGTGCCAAGCTAGAATTAATACAACTCGATTCAGAGCAAGAAATCGACCAAGACATAGACAATCGAGCAACAATAGTACATGAATGGATGGATAAAGCACCACCTACCTCAACTACAAACAATACCGACTTAAATCAAGGTATCAATGCTTCACTGCTATCACTATTATCAAAAGCAGTACTAAAACAAGATAAAAATGACGACGCACCGAAACAACCACCAACATATATGAGCGAATTGTGCTTTTTTGACGGAGACCCAATTAATTGGATACCATTCATTAGCCACTACAAAGATACCGCCTCATTCTTCAGTGGCATAGAAAATGTTGCACGCATTCGAAAAGCGTTAAAAGGACTAGCAAAAGATACAGTCAAATCACTACTGTATACTAGCACTTCAccagatataattttaaaagaactaGAAAGAAGATTTGGCCAacctacatatattataaaaagcgAAATAGCTACGCTCGATCGACTACCACGAATGTCGGAAGACATCAAAGGAATAGGCGCCTTTGCAAGCGCTGTATTTAACAGTGTAAACACGATCAAACAATTGAACCGTAAAGAATACCTATACTCCACCGATATATCTgacagaataataaataaaatgagtacAATAGTCAGATTCAGATGGCAAGAGTACAAATGTACCAAAACAGATGAACCTATACTCAGTGTTCTTTCTGAGTTCTTAAACATGATCTCAGACCAGTTTGACGAACCGAGCTTTCGCTTCAAATCCAAAATCGATTACAACAAAGCAAGACCCACTGGAAAAGGAAGAGTCAACACTACTAATCACGAAGTAGAGTATGGAAGCGATGAAGACTCCAATTACGATAGCGAATTTGAAGAAGAGATGCGAATAGTCCTAGCTGCATCAACAGTTGatgaagaaaaatgttttttatgtgAACAAACTCACGATATTACAAAATGCCAACAATTCACgaaagaaaatgttaaaaaacgTTGGGAAATAGTAAAGAAATACAGGATGTGTTTCAAATGTCTGAAAATTAACCACCAGCACGTACAATGCAGATCAAAACCGTGCGGTAAGGATGGTTGTACAAGAACACATCACGAGTTACTACATGAAGACAAATCGAAACCTGAACCAAACAAACTAGTTTCAGTAAACCACGTTGGAACTTCGAAGACCTTTTTGAAAATAGTACCAGTTGAGCTCAGCGGACCAAATGGCACAGAAACCGTGATGGCACTACTTGATGAAGGATCAACCGTAACTTTGTTAACAGATGAAGTAGCCGACAATATAGGAGCTAAAGGACCCGAAAGAAGCCTATCAATCGAAGGCATAAGTGGTCACcaaataaaaacagaaagatCAAGAAGTATCAATATTCGAATCAAGGGATTATTTTCAAGACATTATGATAGCCTTCAAGCTCACACAATAAAACAACTCAACCTCATGCCACAGTCAGTAAAACCGGAAGATTTGGAAGACTGTCCGCACTTAGACGACATATCAGACCAATTGATATACGACGGGACATCACCCTCACTACTCATAGGCCAAGACAATTGGCACCTTATCGTTACCAGACAAATAAAAGCCGGCCATTCATCAAAGCCTGTGGCATCACTCACTTGCCTAGGCTGGATATTACACGGTTGTAAAACAGAAACACCAAAGCCCGTAGTGTTTGTCAACCACACAAAAGCAAAAGAACCAGAAGATatcaataaactaataaaaaaccaTTTTGACCTAGACTCATTAGGCATAACACAAAGAAAGCCGATTAACGACCCAGAACAAAGGGCTTTAGATATCTTGCAAAAAACAACTCACCGTCTACCTGAAGGAAGGTTCGAATGCGGCCTTTTATGGAAAACCGATGACGAAACAATGCCAATAAACAGAAGCAACGCCTTACGACGTTTAAAAGGACTCGAAAGAAAATTTACCAAAGACCAAAACTTCAAAATAAGTTACACTgaacaaataagaaaactattaGATAGTGGATACGCTGAACTAGCGACTACAACACCAATCTCACCAAGAACGTGGTACCTCCCACATTTTGGAGTTACACACCCACAAAAAGGAAAACTAAGAGTTGTATTCGACGCTGCCGAACGTACAAACGGCAAGAGCCTAAACGACGCATTACTACCAGGCCCTGATCTACTACAATCACTCTTTGGAGTACTAATAAGATTCCGCCAAGGCCCGATAGCAATAGCGGCTGACATCAAAGAAATGTTCTTAAGAGTCGTAATGCGAGAAGAAGATAGAGACAGCTTACGTTTTCTGTGGAAAGAAAACGAAACAGACGAACATCCAAAAGAATACCGAATGAAATCACTAATATTCGGAGCCACATCCTCACCTTGCTCGgcaatatttgtaaaaaaccgCAACGCCGAAGATTTCAAAGAAAAATACCCCGAAGCCATTAAAGCGATAAAACGCTGCCATTACATGGACGATTATCTACAAAGCTTCGCAACAACAAAGGaagcaataaaaatatgcaATGAAGTAGATCGTATTCATAAAAGCGGAGGTTTCGAATTAAGACAATGGACATCAAACGAACCCGCCGTCATAAAGAAATTCAATTCGGACAGCCCCGATAACGTAAACTTAGGGGATCAAGATAAATATGGCAAGACACTGGGCATGATATGGCAAACAAACAACGACGCCTTACGATTTACAGTAAATCTACGTCACACTCCAGATGATGTCATCAATGAAACACGACTACCTACAAAACGAGAAGTCACCAGTGCTGTAATGTCTGTCTTTGACCCTTTGGGCCTAGCAACTCCGGTTCTAATACAAGGAAAAACGTTAATACAAGAACTATGGCGAACCGATATAGACTGGGATGACCACATACCTTCAACTTTGAAAGAGCATTGGATAGACTGGTTAAAAAACCTAGATCACTTAAGAGATCTCAATGTGCCACGATGCACAAACTCCCATAACGAGGGGGAGCTACACACTTTCGTCGACGCAAGCGAAACCGTTTACGCTGCCGCAACCTATTGGAGAACAACCTGcaacaataaagttaaaatcaAACTAATGGCTGCGAAAGCAAAAGTAGCACCGTTAAAACCGACATCGATTCCACGATTGGAACTACAAGCTGCATTACTGGGCTCCAGACTCGCGTCAAACATAGCCAATGAAATAGACGCCACTATACAACAAAAGTACTACTGGTCAGATTCCAGAACTGTATTAGCATGGATCAAATCAGACCCACGCACCTTCAAGGCCTTCGTCGCCCACAGATTGGCTGAAATAGAGGAACTTACGAGACCTTCAGAATGGCGATATGTACCAACCAAACTAAACGTCGCAGATGACGCCACCAGACAACTACGAAACTTCAACCATACCCATAGATGGTTCAACGGTCCTGATTTTCTGAAACATGAAGTCGCTGATTGGCCCAAAGACCACAGTCAACGCCTTCCAGAACCCACTGGCGAAGAAAGAACTTTAACGGCTACCACCACCACCAGCACACAGTGCATCGACCCATCGTTACCAGACGTAAAACGATTCTCGTCTTGGACACGATACTTACGGGCATCAGCCCGTTTTCTCCAAAGCGTCAAACGTTTTAAGGCATTAATAGAGAAACCCAAGACCGTCGCCGCAACCAAGCCCATAACGAAAGATCGAACTTGGAAGCCCTACGAAAAAACAAAACGTCTGCAaacttcaaaacaaataaaagaaatagcAAGAGTAAATATAAAGATACCACCCGTATCCCACGAATATATCGAACTGGCCGAAAAGAAAATCATACAACAAATCCAAAACGACAGCTTCAAGACAGAAATACAAAGCCATCagaaaaataagaaactaaACAAGAACTCTCGCCTCAAAAGATTAACGGTCGTCTATGAAAACGACATCCTGTATTTAGAGACGCGCTTATCTGCCTCTAGTGGTCTAGCAATGTCCTATCGCAGACCTATAATACTCGATGGGAAACATTTAATTACCCGATTACTCGTCACCTACTACCACAACGAGTACAATCACGGCAACAACAACACCATAATGAACGAAATAAGACAAAAGTATTACATAACATCCctacgaagcacagtgaagattATAGCGAGAGAATGTCAATGGTGCAAAACTCACAAAGCCTTACCTACAACAGCACCACTTGGAGACTTGCCCGTAGAACGGCTACAACAAAAACAGTATCCGTTTACCTGTACCGCCGTGGATTACTTTGGACCAATAACAATAACCGTTGGAAGGAAAACAGACAAGCGATGGATAGCACTATACACATGCTTGACAACACGTGCAGTTCATCTAGAAATTGCGAAGACATTATCAGCAGACAACATGATTCTCACTCTCAGAAGAATGATATCACGTCGGGGAAAACCTAAAATCCTGTATAGCGATAATGGAACTAATTTTGTTGGAGCAAACAAAGAGTTACAACTAGAATATGGCAAAATGATAGAAAAGACAGAAGAAAAGGGAATTAAATGGAAGTTCATACCTCCGGGAGCACCGCACATGGGAGGAGCTTGGGAAAGATTGGTACGTGCTGTAAAAACCGCACTAATCACCACACTGAACACCAGACGTCCTCAAGAAGACATACTTCATACTCTACTATTGGAAGCAGAACATTTAATTAACTCGAGACCGATAACAGAAATATCTCTAGACCCAGACGATCAAGAGAGCTTAACACCCAACCACTTTTTAATCGGAAGATCAAGTGGCACCTACCGTATGGGAGACTTCACAGATCACGAATTGATTGGGCCAGCCACCTGGAAAACCGTACAACGCCTCGCCGATCACTTCTGGAAGCGATGGCTTATcgaatacctacctacgatAACGCCTCGGTATAACACGCAACAGAACGGGTTCCTCAATCCAACAGTCGGAGACATCGTCATAATAGTCGACCACTCACTTCCCCGTGGATCTTGGCCAAAAGGAGAAATCATCACTACCTATCCTGGACCAGATGGAAAAACCCGCATCGTAGACGTTCGAACAACCGCCGGCATCCTGAAGAGACCCGCTTCCCGCTTGGTGAAGATATCACAATCTTCTTCCCTGGATTGA